In Aspergillus fumigatus Af293 chromosome 6, whole genome shotgun sequence, the genomic window ATCAAGCGTCTCTACGTCCAGAACGGTAAGGTGATTGCCAACTCTGTCTCCAACGTTGCCGGCGTGTCTGGTAACTCGATCACCTCGGACTTCTGCACGGCCCAGAAGAAGGCCTTTGGCGATGAGGATATTTTCGCGAAGCACGGCGGCCTCAGCGGCATGGGCAAAGCCCTGTCGGAGATGGTTCTCATAATGAGCATCTGGGACGACCACCATTCTAGCATGATGTGGCTCGACAGCACCTACCCCACTGATGCTGATCCCTCGAAGCCTGGCGTTGCCCGTGGCACCTGCGAGCACGGCGCCGGCGACCCGGAGAACGTCGAGTCCCAGCACCCTGATGCCTCTGTGACTTTCTCCAACATCAAGTTTGGTCCCATTGGTTCGACCTACGAAGGTTAAGTGATTTGACAGAAAAGTGAAGCTCGGGCGGGAGACACAGATTGTGTCTGCAGTGGTTGAGGGCAGGCTCCCTAGAGACATAGCAGGACGAGGAGTGTCTCCCTTTGGACTTGTATGTAGTCAGATAGGCGCTTGACATAGACTTTGCAGAGCTTCAGGGCCGGGTTTCACTTACTGTTTTCTTATCTGTcactctcttcttcaatttcTCTTTTGATTTCTGTCTCCAATCGAAGTGTTTTACTTTCTGCTTTGGAAGGAGCTCAAAGTTGACTTCTCCTGTACATATGAAGTTGATTGAACAATTTTGTTGCTTTTCTGCGAGATCTTGTCCTCCCGATAACCACAGATGACGCCTAGTATTCGTTTTTTGAAGCAAACGTAGGAAGATCTTTTTGATCACACTTGCATTGCATTTGCTCAATCCAAGTCTCCTTCCCTTTGGAAATTATTTTCGGACTTGGAAGACAATAGAGAATCATCGGCATCATAACCCTCTTTCTTCGGATCCAAGAAGTGTCTACTGTGTAGGTAGAGCAAGTGCAGAACTGTATTGGTACAGGCAATTGGAGTCTTCGAAATACGGACACAAAGTCATCCACCTAGCAGGAGCTGATTCGGATGATAGATGCTAGGACTGAAGTTGAGAAACTTTGGCACCAGGGCAGATTAGGGCTTATTTGATGTCTGCATCTTCCCATCTGTTCGCCAGCTCTGAGTAGATAACATGGAAGTACATCAGATTCTTACATCGGTGTGAGCCATTGCTTGCATCGATCCTAGGTTCTATTCAAGCTGTGATGACTGGCTCAGGAGTCAGTTGTATCATGACGTCTAATGCTGCCAGCTGTGCTCATTCCTCAGATGAAAAAACTTCCACCCCCACTAAACCAACAATCAAGCCTATGCTCGTCGCCAACAAACTGTGTTCTTCAGCGTATAACAGAATCTTAATATTCAGGACTTCATGAGAAAATCCTCCTCCTAGTTGACCTTCCCATGTTGCTCACTTCAGCCGAGAGGGTCTGCCGTATGTGGATAGGGTCATCCAAGATCTTAGTGCTCTCCAGAAagccctcttcttcaacgctTCCGAAGAGCGTGTTGAAGCAGATCAAAGAGGTATAAACCCCTTTAAGTCAGTCACATGTCTGACGTGGTCTATTCTGCAAGGTCCATAAACCTTCGCGCAATCATTTGAGTCGTGAATGATTTATCTTCGAAGAAAAGCCAGTTGAAGATGCATGCTCCTCAAGTAACCGCCTCCAACGAGGTCACTATCCTTGGATCTACGTTCCTAAATACACGAAGCCTTACTATCCCCTCGCAATTCGCGCTCAAACCTCACAGAGACTGGTGTCGACTTTGGGATCTGTACTCCTGCGCTGAGAACGAGGTTAATTCCCCAGCACGTAGTCTTTTCATTACTCTCGACGGCGATTCTGATGACAACTGGTACTTTGGCTTCCCAGGCTACGAGGATCAGTCTCCGAGTACATTGACAATGGCGCCGCCGCGTCTTGTGGCTCTTTTTCTGTTGATTTAGCTTTTCGCCGCTGCAGACGGGTAAAAAGTGTCACAGTCCCAGTCTGAGATTCCTCCCCATAATTAGTTAGTGAACTCATAATATCCAGAGATGTCTCTGAGCTTGAGGACGGAGTTTAAATCATGGTTGAGAGTAGGAAGGCCAGTGCGCTTTTGGCATATGATAGTGAAAGGAACCCACAAGCGGAACATTCATCGGCCCGCAACGTACCCATTTTAAATGCCATCTATTCTAGAGCTCCTTCGAGGAGAAGTAAAGAAAGACCTTGAATTACCTCTTCTCCCGCCATGTTTGACACGGTCTGCACTCTCCCGCTCTCAGCGGACCTGTTCTCCCAGGCCCTTCATCCTAAGGAGCCAATTGTCTCCGTTGGTCTGTCTACCGGCCACGTCCAAACTTTCCGGCTTCCATCGGAGGAGAGCGACACCGACAATGACGGGGCGGAGTCGACTTCCTCATCACGCAATGGCAAGGGACACATTGATACGATGTGGAGGACCCGCCGCCACAAGGGGAGCTGTCGGTGTTTAGGGTTCGGCGTGGATGGGGAGATGCTGTATTCTGCGGGGACGGATGGGTTGGTCAAAGCCGCAAAGGCGGAGACCGGCGTGGTGGAAAACAAAATTGCGATTCCTCCTGCGAAGGATGGGTGAGTCAATTGGTTTTGCGTTGCAATTACCCTATTTCTTTGTGGATAGTTTTAAAACTCACGGTGATTTTGTGGCAGATCGGTCGACGCTCCGACAATCGTTCATGCGCTCTCCCCTCAgactctcctcctcgctaCCGACTCTAGCGCACTTCATCTCTACGACCTTCGaattcccttctctcctgTGTCTGCTCGGCCACAGCAGACCCATCATCCACATGACGACTACATTTCGTCTCTTACACCGCTCCCTCCCTCGGATACCAGCACGTCCGGCTTCAGCAAACAATGGGTGACCACCGGTGGCACTACGTTAGCTGTTACCGACCTCCGCCGCGGGGTCCTAGTGCGCAGCGAAGATCAGGAAGAGGAATTGGTGAGCTCCGTTTACATCGGCGGTTTACGCGCGGGTGGAACAAGCCGGGGTGAAAAAGTGATTGTGGGAGGCTCCAGCGGCGTCTTGACACTCTGGGAGAAAGGCGCCTGGGATGACCAAGACGAGCGGATCTACGTTCAGCGGGAAGCCGGTGGCGGAGAGTCGCTGGAGACCCTGGCGGTTGTTCCTGACGAGCTCGGAAAGGGCAAGATGATTGCCGTTGGCCTGGGAAGTGGTGGAGTGAAATTTGTCCGGATGGGTGTGAACAAGGTGGTTTCGGAAGTCATGCATGACGAGACTGAAGGCGTCATCGGGTTGGGATTCGACGTTGAAGGACGCATGGTCAGTGGCGGTGGTCAGATTGTCAAGGTCTGGCACGAGGCCGTTGACTCGGATGAAATGGACGGCGACACAATTGGCGGGAAACGCATGTttggcagtggcagtgacAGTGACGACAGCGACGATGGTGACGACTCGGATGATAGCGATCGTGGGAGTCGCAAGGCAGCTCAGCCTCAgcgaaagaagaggaagaacaagggcAAGGGAGGCCAAGATATCATGGGATTTGCCGACATTGATTGATTTTGGCTCGACTCGTCCTGATTTCCGGATACCCCAAACGGTTTTGAACAATCAAAAGTGACATGTAGTATGCATATATCGGTGTTTATGCGAAAGAAGGCTGCAATCGCGTGGTTGATGCAACTTCGGCGCAACTTGTAACTATATCAAGGTATCATAGTATTTTATCAATAATCATACCTAATACCCTCTGTTTTCAACAAAAAACGAAGACACATACTCTATCTATGTTAGGAGACATCTGCATCCACTTCTGCTCCAACCTCCAATAGGAGTAGAGGCATACTGAACGTACCTGGATGGAGTTCTATGGGGCGGATGGTAGAAGGGGGATTTCCGACTTGGTGATTTTCTTATCAGTGTGACAATTGAGGGCTCCAACATCAGAGTGCCAGAATTGCAGTCGAAATCTATTCGGTTCTTTGCCTTCATTCTGCATTCTGCAGGACTGGCTGTCAATAGTGCTTCAGCATCATCGGGATCATCAACTTGTTAACTGCCGAAACTCAATGGCTCGGAAAGAGACCCACGGTAAAAAGCTCCCTTTGCTCCAATCGCTCCATGACGTTGAATGGGATTCGTACCCCCTCTTACTGGTGGGGTGTGGGGAGAAGAGGTTATTCACTTATTATTCATGGCTGATCAAGCCCCATTACCGAACGGCTGATGGACTAGAGGACCTATACTTATAGCCATGTTGCCCTGGTCTCATCCAATGTTTCATTGATCTAAGAGTCCCAACCCCCCCCCGCACCAGTCCATTGTCGTTCTACAACTCTGATCACAGCACGAGCCGGCCATACACATTGTCAAGATGGACGCCTTCGAGTATAATGCAAATCCGGGCCGTGTCATCTTCGGCAGCGGTACTATTCAAAAGCTCCCTGATGAAATTGCGCGACTCAACCTAAAGGCCCCGCTGGTCCTGTCAACACCGCAGCAGGTCAAGCAAGCGGAGACTGTCAAGTCAGTTCTCAAGGGCCAAGTAGCTGGCATCTTCTCTGAAGCTACGATGCATACCCCTACCCATATCACAGATAAGGCAGTCGACTATGCAAGGGCCCACGGAGCGGATTTGGTCGTCTCCATCGGTGGTGGAAGTACCATTGGTCTGGGCAAGGCGATCAGCATCCGGACCGGCCTTCCTCATATCTGTATCCCGACTACATATGCTGGTAGTGAGATGACTCCTATCTTGGGAGAGACGGCAGACGGACTGAAGAAGACTCGCTCGGACCCCAAGATTCTCCCCGGGACGGTCATCTATGACGTCGATCTCACCATGACTCTACCTGCGGCGATGAGTGCCACCAGCGGTGTCAATGCTATTGCCCATGCTGGTCAGTAAAATCGTACTTCTGTGTCTATGACATTCGAAAGGCTAATGGTCATGATAGTCGAGGCGCTGTATGCCCGCAACACAAACCCCGTCATCAATCTGATGGCTGTCGAAGGTACCCGGGCACTGGCATCTGCCCTTCCAgagatcatcgagaacccCTCCTCAAAAACTGCTCGCTCGCTGGCTCTGTACGGCGCTTGGCTCTGTGGTACTTGCCTGGGTAGTGTGGGCATGTCTATCCATCATAAACTCTGTCACACGCTCGGTGGCAGCTTCAATCTACCTCACGCCGAGACGCACACGGCTGTCCTGCCACACGCTATCTCTTACAACGCTCCCAATATCCCTGAGGCTATGAAAAAGCTCGCAGAGGCGCTTCCGGACAGCAACGGCGATGCTATCCAAGGCCTTAACGTCTTGCTCGACAAGCTCAAGGTCAAGCGGGGCCTCAAGGAGTTTGgcatgaaggaggaggatattgaCAAGGCTGCAGACATTGCTGTAAGCAATCCGTACTGGAACCCTCGAGGCATTGAGCGTATTCCTATCCGGGAGTTGATCCGGAGGGTATGGGCCGGCGAGCCAGCGAGAGCAGATCTCTAGCTAGCAGTCATATATCCTGTCAAATTATGAGAATTTCAAATTGTCAAAAATTGTCACGAATAATAAAAATGATCTAATCACGTCTGTTATCGTACGATGAAACCCTCCAAATACCATTACGTCCATTGGCCGTGGGTGGATGGCGGGGTGAAGTGGGGGATTTTCTCTCGCCATCACCAAAAAATAAAAATTTCCGCTATCACAATATCCCGCGTTTGAGAACGATTTCCTCCACCTGCCCTTGCCTGTGACCTGTAATCAAAAATGGCTACCGAAATGCAGGCGGCACCTGTTCTCTCAACGCCAGATTCTCTCATACTCGAGGCCACCGAACCAGTCGCCCGCCAGAATGCGACTCGCACGCTGTCGGACGAAGAGCTCTCCATCACCTACGACATCGAGCGCACATTGCAGGAAATCCGCCAGGCACGGTACAAGCGCATTGCCCTGCAGTTCCCGGATGATATGCTTCCGGATGCACCTCGTGttttccagcttctcagcCGAGGTCTTGCGTGCCGCGACGTCGACAAGATCACCGTCGAAAAGAACGGTAACGGAACGGGCGGTGTGGAATCGGAGAAGCTAGCTCAGGATGTCTCTCAACTGAGTGTTGATGATaagccggagccggagcccAAATTGTACATTTTGGCGGATACATCTTACGGGACCTGCTGTGTCGATGAGGTTGCGGCAGAACATGTCAATGCGGACGTTGTCGTGCATTACGGGCGCTCGTGTTTGTCGCCTACGGCCAGACTACCAGTTATCTATGTCTTCACTCATAAGGAATTGCCTATCGAGCCGGTCATCCAGGCGTTCAAAGCGACTTACCCGGATCAGGCCACCAAGATCATACTCGCGGCCGACGTGACCTACTGCGACCATATTCCTGCCGTGTATGCGCGCTTAATGGAGGAAGGATACACCAACCTCTATGCCACGGAGTTGATCCATTGTCCATCCTCTGCCATCCCCAATCGGACGGTGCCGGACTCGGTGCGTGAAAACCCCGACACGCTGTCGGAATGGCAGCTCTTCCACATCTCCGATCCGCCGACTGCGCTCCTCCTGACGCTCGCATCCCGCGTGGCTGCGATCCACATCTATCCAACCACCGACGCGCCGAGTGACAATGTTAAGCCGCTGCCTGTGTCGACGTCGGCGGCCTTGGGCCGTCGCTACGCTATTCTGACAAGGCTCAGCACCGTCCCTATTTTCGGGATCTTGATCAATACGCTCAGTGTGAAAAATTACCTTCATATCGTTGAGCATGTGAAGCAAAAGATCGCAGATGCAGGAAAGAAGAGCTACATGTTTGTTGTAGGCAAACTGAATGCCGCCAAGGTGGCTAACTTCAGTGAAATCGGTGGCTGGGTAGTGATTGGGTGCTGGGAGAGTTCCCTCGTCGACAGCAAGGATTTTTGGAAACCAGTGATCACCCCGTTTGAGTTGGAGCTTGCTCTCAAGGGTGACCACGAGAGGGTCTGGACTGGAGCTTGGCAGAGTGACTTTCAGAGCATCCTTGACCAACCTGCCGAAGAAGCACAAACAGCTGACCACGAAGAATCACCAaacgatgacgatgacatGTCGGAACCCGAGTCTGCACCTCCCGAGTTTGATCTGCGAACCGGCCGGTATGTCTCTCACACACGTCCGATGCGGAATCCTGCACCCCGCGTTTCCGCTCAGAGTGATGATGCAGTCTCTGCTGCCAGTGGACCGGCCGCTGCCCGGGCCCTAGCCAGACGAGCTAAAGGTGAGTTAGCCATGATCGGCGGGACTGTCTCTCCAGGGGCAGAATATCTACGGTCGCAACGGACTTGGAAGGGGCTGGGAAGCGACTTCGATATTCAgtacgacgacgaggatccTAGCGATAGCACTTTGGTTGTCGAAGGGCGCAAGGGCATTGCAAGGGGATATACGGTGGGCGATTCGATAGAAAAACACTAGTTTAGGACGCAAATCAAGCCCTATAGATACCCTGGATGGAGGCTGAACGAAGTTCCATTACCAAAAACTTGTTTTGACACATCAAGTAGATCCAACTCCTAGGATTTAGCTAGAGTATAATCGGCCAATAATTGTGAAAAGAGTTGATAATTGATTGCAAAGTATTTTATCCCTcagaagcaaagaaaagtGCCTCGCGCGACACAACAGGGCGACCTATCACATGATGGACATGGGCAGATCCCAGGCGTTGTTGGGTTTGATCCCAACACGATCTATCGACCTTACTGAGTTGGCAAAGCAACAACACCCAGCCAACTGGTGGTGttctcattatcatcatcttcatcatccccTTTATTAGAtacctcttttcctttcagtCCTTGCCCTTAGATGGCTTCCGCATGGTGTTCGTATTTGGAGTGCACTCCTTGCCTTGTGCATCTTAGCCCAACTTCTCTTCCCTTATGATGTGCGACACCCGCATTCTCTGCTTCGATTCCGGCCTCGCGTCACTTTgatcctcagcagcagcgtgCCAGAGGGGGGTGAAAAGGCAGAGAAAAGATTCCGCTGCCATGTCTCTCCTATGTGAATCTCCGGGCTGTGGACCGGAGGTGAAAAGTCGCGATTTagatgagatggaggaggataCAGGTTCGGTCTTCTCAGAGTCCGCATCGGAGCAGTCTATCCCCCCGACTCAGCGGTCTCTATCGACGTTTGAACGAGTCATCACCACACACGCGCCTATCCTTGAAtctcttctactccagacTCCCACCGATGCCATCCTCAAGCTCTTTCATACCTCCCGCTACCTTCGATCCTTCCTCCAAAATTACCCAACGGCATGGAAGTACCTCTCGTTCCGCTTGTTCTACCCTTCCGGCAGTCAGTTCCCGCTCCGGATTGTATTCCCTGGAGGAACCGAGTCGGCGATGCCACGCCAATCGCGGTCATATTCTCTCGATCAACTGTTGATGAACGTGGTGGTTCCGTTCAGTCCTTGTCTGAAGAGTCTGGAGCTGGATAATACCGCGGTCTCAGGGCAGATCTTAATATCTACTGTTTTGCATTCGCGACGAGAAACCCTGGAGCACCTTTCTGTTCGGGGCTGCAAGAATGTCTCGCTCAAGTACCACATTATCCCCTATCTGACCATGTTCGGGCTCCAGTACGACGTGGACATGGAAAGGAATATCGGCagctcctcgtcgacgaaACGTCTTGCGCTCAAAAGTCTCTACACATACCGATGTCGGCATCATAGACGCAGGCCTtatctctcatcttctctctcGCGAAAGGATTCTGACTCCGAGCCTACGCATGAATTGGTCAGCCTCTGTCACAAACTAGGGATCTGGACTGACACTGCGTGGTGTTCTACTcctgctggaagatgctTCCGGAGAAGAAGTTACGTTTCGATGAGGGTTCCTCAGGGCTCCGCCGAAGTATGGGTGGTTTTTGACCGACTGTGGAGGTCAAAGAATTGGATTGGCCCAGTGGAACAGGGAGGTCGGCCAAGTCAGAGAGATGGGAAGTTGTGGGAACACGACGAAACGGGCTGCAATGGCGAGCCACTCGGCACCGGGGAAGGACAGGGACTGGGCGAAGGCAAGATGATGCCTGCCCATTTGCGTTCGAGTCATACTCGTTTCGTCGACAACATCCGCTGCGATAATTGTTTCGAGGAGATTTCTGAGCGATGTGAGCAATGTAGTATCTTGATGCACTGCGTCGGGTGTCGAAAGACCCTGTGTGCGAGCTGCGCGTTTGACCGACCCTATCTCCACAACCGCAGGAGTGCGTCAAATCCAGAGGATGCCGCGAAAAGCTTCTGGTGGGCACCTGGTGCTGTTGTGTCCCCGTGCCTCATGCAGGATCCTCTCCGAAACTCGACGGACAACGTCTTTGTCAATCCCAATGACCCAGTACCTTATCCGAACCTAAAATTTCATTGGTGTTGTACCGAGCCCATATTTTCCGGAGGCGGCGGCATCAGCATCGGCACCCCAAACCGGGACGTGGACCAGGTGCGAGCAGCTCCTTTACCCCGTGGTCAAGGCTGGGAGGACTTGGAATACTCAGCCAACGAGTGGAGCAAGACTTTTCCAAAGTATGCTTACGGTGACCCCCGTAAACCGGACTACTCCCTTGAGACGGGGCATATCGCCATGATGAAATGGCTACTGGGACCGCCTGACCGCCAGCCTACAGCATGTCCTCGGAATCTGTGCCAGGAATGTTACGACGCTCCTCAGTGGAAGGTTCATTGTAAGAGTTGTTCGAAACCACTATGCATTGAACACGACCTGCGGGGTCTCCGTCTTCGCATCTGCGGTTATCGGGATTTGGCTTTAGAGAAGATGGCTATTCAGAACCCATCCGGACTGAGGTCTGATCAGGTCAACAGCGAATTCATGCGAGACCTCAGCATTCCACAACCTGGGCTTGCAGGTTCCACACCCGAAATCGAGTTGCCTTACCGGACACTGCGCATCTTCGATTCCACGACTAGTAGTTTCACCGAAGACAACGGGGATGGGGTTGCCATTGCCGATATGGGGCATCCCGGCCTGCTGAGTTCTGGAATATCCTCCAGGCCTGTAGCGCCTGTCCACCGTCGCTCAAGGAGTTTCTCGGTCAGTAATTCAAACCGCTCACGTTCctcgtcgccctcgtccTTCTGCTGTGAGTCGCCGTTCGATCCCCCCAAATGGCAAGGCTGCCAGTCGTTCTTTTGTCCGCAAATTCGCGCGGTCGGTGATCAGCGCCAGAGATGCTCTAGTATCCTTCGGGAGTGCACGGCCTGCTCGGTCCACGTCTGCCAGGATTGCATCAATGTGAATCCACCTTGCAACTGTTCCTTTTGCCAAGTGCACTACCACTGTCCGAATTGCATGAAGCTCCGTGAGCGAGACGGGACGTGTCGCCGGACggcagaagaaaaggcgCGACGGGAACAGAAGTGGAAGCAGGACATGCAGGCCCTGGAGGCGATCCTAGAGTTTAAGCTGGCCGACGAGGTTGTGGAATTTGCGGGACAATTCTTCGACCTGATTGAGGCCAGGTCGGATGTAGAAGTCCATGAGGTGGAGGATGTTCAGCAGAATGATGCATCAGATTCGATCTTCGCATTAGATCAGAGTCCTACCGGAGCGCAATTCCTGGTGGAGGATGCGTTGACTGACAGTTCCGAGTGAGATTCTCGAACGCATTGCATCCGGTATCAGTAATATTTGTTTAGCGATTTGTTCAACAGCGTCGAACTTTGCGCGGGAAGCAAAGCACTCATGTGATGGGAGTTAGGCGTGACAACTGCTCTATTCGAATTATTGTCGTGGAGCCAGCGTATGTTATGGCATATTGGTCATCGTTCCGGGTCGTTTACTGGAAGAGCATATTTGTGAATCCTTGTATGCGCCTTGTTAGGAGTCCGGTTGCTAGCTACAGGGAATCATCAGAACCAGCAATGAATGTCAAACTAGATAGCACATCTCGCAATCGCCGCTAATTGTCAGATCTACGGTCGAAGATTAGGAGTAGATTGCTGATACTACATAGTCTCGACTCATAGGCTTTCAAGCTCTCAAGTACCTATGAGAGGTCTCCACAAGGATAGAGCTGCGGAACGGCCCCGCCAACCGCCGGGACCGACAGAAGGTACTCGAACTGTTTCTAAAATTGCAGCTCGGTCTTCTCACTTTCACCAGCCGACAATCTATCTTGCCTACCTAATCTATATTTTCTTAGGACCAGGTCGATTGCCAGTCACTGTCAGAGGTAAGCCTCCAAGCTAAATGCGACTATGGAGTACCCCGGCGCAAACAACGGCTAACCCCACACCTTGCATTCTTCAGCTCCAAGCCTCATCGATCAACATTCAACAGTTTCATCCACCTAAACCCACAAAACCATAACAATGTCATCGACAGATCTCGAGCA contains:
- a CDS encoding maleylacetate reductase, producing the protein MDAFEYNANPGRVIFGSGTIQKLPDEIARLNLKAPLVLSTPQQVKQAETVKSVLKGQVAGIFSEATMHTPTHITDKAVDYARAHGADLVVSIGGGSTIGLGKAISIRTGLPHICIPTTYAGSEMTPILGETADGLKKTRSDPKILPGTVIYDVDLTMTLPAAMSATSGVNAIAHAVEALYARNTNPVINLMAVEGTRALASALPEIIENPSSKTARSLALYGAWLCGTCLGSVGMSIHHKLCHTLGGSFNLPHAETHTAVLPHAISYNAPNIPEAMKKLAEALPDSNGDAIQGLNVLLDKLKVKRGLKEFGMKEEDIDKAADIAVSNPYWNPRGIERIPIRELIRRVWAGEPARADL
- the dph2 gene encoding 2-(3-amino-3-carboxypropyl)histidine synthase subunit 1/2 codes for the protein MATEMQAAPVLSTPDSLILEATEPVARQNATRTLSDEELSITYDIERTLQEIRQARYKRIALQFPDDMLPDAPRVFQLLSRGLACRDVDKITVEKNGNGTGGVESEKLAQDVSQLSVDDKPEPEPKLYILADTSYGTCCVDEVAAEHVNADVVVHYGRSCLSPTARLPVIYVFTHKELPIEPVIQAFKATYPDQATKIILAADVTYCDHIPAVYARLMEEGYTNLYATELIHCPSSAIPNRTVPDSVRENPDTLSEWQLFHISDPPTALLLTLASRVAAIHIYPTTDAPSDNVKPLPVSTSAALGRRYAILTRLSTVPIFGILINTLSVKNYLHIVEHVKQKIADAGKKSYMFVVGKLNAAKVANFSEIGGWVVIGCWESSLVDSKDFWKPVITPFELELALKGDHERVWTGAWQSDFQSILDQPAEEAQTADHEESPNDDDDMSEPESAPPEFDLRTGRYVSHTRPMRNPAPRVSAQSDDAVSAASGPAAARALARRAKGELAMIGGTVSPGAEYLRSQRTWKGLGSDFDIQYDDEDPSDSTLVVEGRKGIARGYTVGDSIEKH
- the jip5 gene encoding WD40 repeat domain-containing protein — encoded protein: MFDTVCTLPLSADLFSQALHPKEPIVSVGLSTGHVQTFRLPSEESDTDNDGAESTSSSRNGKGHIDTMWRTRRHKGSCRCLGFGVDGEMLYSAGTDGLVKAAKAETGVVENKIAIPPAKDGSVDAPTIVHALSPQTLLLATDSSALHLYDLRIPFSPVSARPQQTHHPHDDYISSLTPLPPSDTSTSGFSKQWVTTGGTTLAVTDLRRGVLVRSEDQEEELVSSVYIGGLRAGGTSRGEKVIVGGSSGVLTLWEKGAWDDQDERIYVQREAGGGESLETLAVVPDELGKGKMIAVGLGSGGVKFVRMGVNKVVSEVMHDETEGVIGLGFDVEGRMVSGGGQIVKVWHEAVDSDEMDGDTIGGKRMFGSGSDSDDSDDGDDSDDSDRGSRKAAQPQRKKRKNKGKGGQDIMGFADID